From the genome of Prunus persica cultivar Lovell chromosome G8, Prunus_persica_NCBIv2, whole genome shotgun sequence:
CATAGCTGCAACTAGCATACTTGAGATGCAGTGGGGACATGTTGGCATACATGACTGGTGGAGGAATGAACAGTTCTGGGTCATTGGTGGTGCGTCATCACACTTTTTCGCACTCATCCAGGGTCTGCTCAAGGTTTTGGGCGGAGTTAACACAAACTTCACTGTCACATCTAAAGCAGCGGATGATGGAGAGTTTTCTGATCTATACCTCTTTAAGTGGACGTCACTTTTGATCCCTCCCATGACCTTATTGATCATAAACATTATTGGAGTCGTTGTTGGGATTTCTGATGCCATCAACAATGGTTACGACTCATGGGGTCCTCTCTTTGGTAGGTTGTTCTTTGCCATATGGGTCATTGTCCATCTTTACCCATTCCTAAAGGGTTTGGTGGGAAGACAGGAGAGACTCCCCACAATCATTGTGGTCTGGTCAATTCTTCTCGCATCGATCTTCTCTCTATTATGGGTCCGAATCAACCCATTTGTATCAAAAGGTGGTATTGTATTAGAAGTTTGCGGGCTGGATTGTGACTAAGGTCCACTTATACAGAAGGTTTAGATGGTGTGAGTTCTATAAAGTAGCTGTTTGGGCAAACAAAAAGAGATCGAGTTCAAATGCGCGATGTTGTTCAATCGAAGGTAAAATTGTTTCGAACAGTTCTATTTGTAAGGATAAATCTTGTGGTAAAAGATGAGATGGGAAGAAAGAGCAATCCTGGGAGGTTGCATGTAGATACAAAGGGACTGGATCTGACACATTGATTGTTTTGCAAAGTGTTCATTAATTCTTTAATACATGGATTTTGTGGGTTGGAAGGGGATTTGTATTCAGGTCTGTCTGTAATCCCATGAGAAGATAAAGTTAGTTTGATTCATAATTTATGTTCCCTTCTCAATAAGGGGGTTGGTTCATATATGTTAGTGTCATAAAACCTTGTCCTTTTGTGCAGTATTTGAGAGGAAATAGCTGCAATCTTAGGGTGATGTATTTTTTGAGATGTCCAAATGTGTTTGCCAAACAAAGGCAACTCTTCTTGTATGTGTGCTTATTTAAGAACAACTCAACATTCAATAaatgtttgattttctttcttctctttctttcttctggcTTGTTTGGAGGAAATAATGACTTTTTTCTCACCTCTATGATACTTGAGCGGCTGTGCCTAAAAGTTTGACTTCAGCTTTTGCAATCACATTGATGGTGTGATGACATTGTGACAAGGTTTTGGAATGTCTAACTCAGAGTTTTTGAATGTCTGCTTTTTTCTCCTAGGAATCCTATGGAATTAATTTCCTGGCTTATTAAGTAAAGCCTTAAACTAAATCCACCTCTGAAACAACAAATTAGGGAGGAAATAGGCCTCATTCGCCTCCAAGGATCCGGATCCTCTATTGTGATATGCGAAcctcatttttaaaattagcaCATTTACATATTTGCatataaaccctaaaattgcaATATACGCACATTAACGAACTTTACATATTTGCATTTGCAAACTTTTGTCGCTAGACATTCtcatatttaaaataagcAATCCAATACAACACCATACTTACACTGGACCCCACAAAACTAACTGTACCATTAACAAGTTCATTTACAAGCAATACTGTAAATTACCAAAACACTCTTGAAGATCAGCATGAGGTATGCTTCAGCTGAAAATGAAGGTCACTTTAACTCGTATTTCCATGGCCAACACTAGCAGGTCTACTTCTTTTGGAGATCCTTCAATGCCGGCCTAGGCTGCAAAGTTTTCACTGCTGAGTTGGAAACTTTGTCGTTCTTTGTGTTTCTGAAATTTTCCTTCATATCAGCAGTATTGACAAAACTCTTTGGAGGACTAGGGACCAGACTATCTGTCTTGTTCTCCCTTGGCGCAAAAGAAATACTGATACTTTTGTCCGAATCTGCCTCCCAACTCCTTACCCTAGGTGATTCCAAATTGTCTGAGAAGACATGAGCAAGAAGGTCAAAGAATcagcttgcattttcaagtaaatcatgcccaaaaaaaatactCGGAGAAccaataaagagaaaaaaattgacgTTCAAGTGCAAGATGTGTACCTTTTCTCAAACCTGAATCTGCAGATATGGGACATTGATCTGCAGTTACATTCTGTTCTGACACAATCTCACTCTCAACTGAAAATTTAGCATCTTCAACATCAGGGTTCACATTACTTCGAGCTTGCATTAAGTAATTTGGATAACTGTTTGCTGCTGGCACATCAATTGGCACATCAAAAGCACCAGGATTGCTGCCACTCATCTCAGAATCATCTACCGATTTCCCTGTACGTGCCCACACATTAGAATATTCAATATCACCAGCCTCATCAATATCCTCATGATCAACAAACACTTGGTTGATAGGCCTGATTCCTTTCTCCTTTGGTCTTTCATTTACACAGGTGTTCCCATCTGAAACAGGAGGATGAGTGGATTTCAGAAGTTCATCTGCCATTCTCTGCCCATGATGATCACTGTGTTTCTTGGCAACAACTTGAGCAATTCCCAGATCATTTTCTAAACCTTCCTTCACATGCTCACCAACTTCATTCATCAGATTGGCTTTACTCAGACCTGCATCTAATTTCTGAAATTCATCTCTTTTGATGTCCCCTACAATCAGTTCCATCTCAAAATCAGTCAATCCAAACAATTCAACATTTAACTCCAAGGCTTTGTTATTCCCCAAAACACATTATAACATTTGTCTTTACAGATCCTACTACTCTACACTTTTGGAGGCAtggataaataaaaagtataaCATGGTATCATGAGATCAAAGTTCGAAATCCTAAAACTATAACTTCCCAATCTATAGACTTCCACATGTTGGACtattcaagaaaaaatataatagcAAACTCTTGGAGTCGTAGACTCATAGTTAATTAAAAGTATTACCAGTGAAGTCCAAAATTAAACACTCACCACAACTAGAAAAGTTGGTAACAGGAGAACCAACAGGGTAATGAATACCCATTTCCAGAGTAGATTTTAGCTCCATAACGTCCTCCGATTTATGCTCATGGTCAGTAAGTTGCCCTGCAGCAACTTGTGCAATACCAACAGCactttctttccctttcttcACAGCCTCACTATCTTCAATCACTGAATCGACTTTTGACATGTCTGGATATGATTTTGAAAATCCATCCATTTTGTCATCGCTGAAAAGTTGTTTTATCTCATAACTGCTAAATAAAGGCGAGGCAGCATTTAACTCCAAGGCTTTAGTTTCTGTTTAATCACAAAGATACAAAAACCGTTAGAGACGGAACTGTTTtcaataaaaagtttaagTTGAATGaagattaattttttatttttgttaaaaaataactaCAAGATATATAGATACTCCTTGGGCTCAAACATAGATACTATTCTTCCCCCCACTCCCCACCCCAGGCCACGTGGCTTAGGAAATGAAGACAAATATACATaagagttgaaaattttggaaacAATTATTAACCTGCAGTTGCTTCTTCACCTTGATGCAATAAGCACTGACCATGACTAGAATCGGTAGCTGGAGAATCAGCAGAGCAATCGACACCCGTTTCAGGTTTAACCATAGAGATGGGATGCAAGTTTTCAAAACCAGGGGATTCCTTTGAGTCACCAGAAATGATATCCCTATCGTTAAGATTAAGCAGATCAATTACTTCCTCAGTCTCTTGGGAGGTCCTCGTACGATTAATGCCAACATTGAGACTTTCAACAACCTTTACGCCTGAGACTCTTTCCAGCACTCCAAATTCATTGCCTTGTAATTCAAGATCATCACACTTCGCTGGATCTGGTTGGAGAACAGATTGTATAACTTCATTTGATGCTCTCTCTTGAACTTCACTATCTACCGGCACCACCATATTTGAAGGACCTGGAGATTTGTTCTCATTTCCAAGCTGCATTTTTGCCAAAGCAAAATCAGAAAGAGACCCCGACTGTGTTTCGTCCACCAGGGCATCCATAGAACTTCCAATATCATTTGCTGCCACTGTGTGCTTTTCCAGAATATCAACCTCATCAAAGGATAAATTCTGGTTTTGGCTTCCATGTAACAAGGCCTCAACTCTTTCACAAATTATTCCGCCTTCAACTGGTGATTCGAATTGATCTTTAAGTTGATCTCCTTCTGCAGATTAAATAATTGTTATTGTCTCATAACTTACTGGATGGAACACATTTTTTTCTCGAAGTGCCAGAGAATATAACAAGGTACTGTCATTGCCTATCAAGTGATAAGAATAAACAAGaagcatatgaacatacaAATTTCTCAACAAGATTAACAAGTTTCCAACCTAAAAGAGAAACTGTACCCCTATCCTCATAAGTCATCTCCTTTTCTTCCGCATTGTTTCTACCCTCACTTTCATTTAATCCACTTAGATCTCCTGCATTTGAGACAATATAAAAACTTGAGTATATACAGTtactcaaataaaaatatcattacAACCAGTAAAATCATATATTCAAGATTAATCATCGAAAGATACCAAGAGATGAAGAATCATTAAACATGAGACAGTGGCACCACCTGAATGCATTTGACGTTTGGCACAAAAGTTATCAGCTGATAGATTGACTTGTGTAATACTTTCAGTATCAACTATTCTATCTGTGTCAGCCAAGCCAGGTTCGTTTTGTGACACTCTATTATTCACACCGGCATTGCCCAAAATAATCCCATGATCACAGCAGCACAGATCACCCAACTCATCTCTGACCAAGAAATCACCAGTATTATCTGAATTAATTGCAGTTTTCGAACTCACATTTACAGAATTTATACCACCATCCAGTGTTCCAatattatcatccatatcagcATTGCCATCCGTGTGCATACTATCAACTGAAGCAATGGAAGGATGTCTCTTCATCTCTAAAGATACTTCCTTATGTATGCCAGGATCACCATACTTCCCTTGATCCAGTAGGAGGACAGATTGCATAACATTGTTTAGTGCTCTCTCTTGAACTGCACTGTCTACCGACACCACCATAGTTGAAGGATCTGGGGATTTGTTCTCATTTCCACGCCGCATTTTTgccaaagaaaaatcagaaaggGACCGCGACTCTGTTTCGTTCACCACGGCATCCATAGAACTTTCAGTGTTATTTGCTGCTACTGTGTGCTTTTCCAAAATATCGACCTCTTCGAAGGATAAATTCTGATTTTTGCTTCCATGTAACAAGGCCTGATTTCTTTCATGAATATTTCTGCCTTCAACTGGTGATTTGAATTGATCTTTCCGTTGATCTCCTTCTGCAGATTAAACAGTTATTATTATCTCATAACTTACTGGATGGAGCACATACGTTATATCTCACAGATGCAAGAGAATACCCTATCAAGTGATAAGAATAAACAAGAAGCACATGAACATACAAACTTCTCAACAAGACAAGTTTTCAACCTAAAAGCGGAATTGTACCTCTATCCTCATAGGTCATCTCCTTTTCTTCggcattgttttttttacccTCAATCTCATTTAATCCACTTAGATCTCCTGCGTTTGAGAAAATTTTCTTACTTGAGCTTACTTAAATCAGAATGTCAGGTTATAAGCAGTAAAATCATACATTCAAGATcaataaccaaaatatacCAAGAGATGAAGAATCATTAAAAACATGATACAATGGCAGACCACCTGAATACATTTGAGGTTTGGCACAAGAGTTATCAGCACATAGTTTGACTTGTGTAATACTTTCAGTTCCAACTATTCCATCTATGTCAGTCAAGCCAGGTATGGTTTGTGCCATGCTATTACTCGCACCAGCATTGCCCAAAATAATGCCATGATCACAGCAACTCAGATCAGCCAGCTCATCTCCGACTAAGAAATCACCAATATTGTCTGAACTTATCTCAGTTTTTGAACTCACATTTAGAGAATTCATACCACCATCCAGTGTTCCaacattatcatccatatcagcATTGCCATCCATGTGCATACTGTCATCTGAAGCAATGGAAGGATGTCTCTTCATCTCTGAAGTAACTTCCTTAAGAATGTTCTCATTTCTATGTTGCATTTTTGCCAAAGCACAATCAGAAAGAGATGTTGACTCTGTTTCAACGACGATGGCACTATCAATTTTACTTGCTGCCACTGTGTCATCTTCCGGATAATCAACCTCATCAAAGgataaattttggtttttgcttCCATATAACAAGGCCTCATCTATTTCACAAATACTTCTGCCTTCTACTGGTGATTTGAATTGATTTTCAAGTTGATCTCCTTCTGCAGATTAAACGATCATTAATATCTCATAACTTACTGGATGGAATTCACATGTTTTTCTTAAAGATACCAGAGAACAACACAAGTTATTCATTtagataaattaaaattttcaattatcaCTTCTTTGCCACTGATTACTAGGAATGAGAAAGAATATCCATCTCTTCTATTCACTTTACAGATAAAccaatataaagtaaaagttaAGAGTGTCAAACTTAGTTAAACAGCATGGTTCTATACTAAGTCGGGACTAGTGTTGGTAATCTAGACCACAAACACAATTTAACTCAACCTCAGTCCGCAAAGTAAGGTCAAGAGCATTTAAAAAATGTCATGTAACATGGTACTATTAGGAGGAGAATTCATGGAACTAACCATTGCAAATAACGCTCAAACGAAATGAATCATGAATAACAAGATCTAACAGCTGAActatcaacaaaaaaattatcatatgaacatgaaaaattaaacaagggAACATCAAATACCTTGCTTTAGTAGTGAAGATTTGGGCAGAGTTACAGCAGTATCACTGGGTACAATTCTATCCAGATGGATATCTGCAACTGTCTCTTCGCTAGTTTCTTCTACTACTTCAGAGGATTTCGCTGTATTTCTGTCTGACTCGTTATTCTCATCACATTCAGTTAGATGATCCTCAACAACTGGCTCAACTAGTACTGGTTGATTAATCCCTCTAGCATCCAATTGAACTAAGTTATGATCCTCAGGAACACTAGCTTTGCTACCGTCTTCTAACTGGTCATCCACCACATCACTTTTTTGGTGTGACGTCTTAACAGTCCATGACTCATCTGTCTCCAGTCCTTTCAAGTCCAACAGGTTGGTACATTCACCTACAAATTATAAGAGCACAATAAGCAGAGCACCAAAATTAATTAGTACATCTATTTGACACCAAAACTTGAATAACTCCCATACCTTCACAATGTGGTTGACAGGTAGGTGAGTGACCATCACCTAGACAGGTCAATCTGGAAAAACTGACATTGCTGAGCTTATCCATACATTCTTCCGAGGTTTGTTCAACTGCAATAATATGACCAGTATCACCTCTGTCCAAAGACGGATAGTAATTATCTTCCATATCACGTACAGTAGCGTTCTCTGGGACATTCAATCCACTATCTACCATAACATTTTCCATCACATTAGTCACGGGTTCCATTACATTCTGTGCGTTTTGGACTGTAAATACACCTTGTAAATTATTATACTTTGATAGCTGATTTTCCTTCAGATGAGCTGAAATGTCCATGGTTTTCTCTATGCTTGAATGTACAGCAGATACTTCAAAACAAACAGGCTGACCCATTGCAGCAGATTCCCACTTATTGCTTGATTTTTCAACAGCTTCTTTGCTGCAGCAAGAATCAGTAGCTGGAACAAAGAGAAGATACAAATATTAATCATgtgaaaaaatacaaagtgaTAGAGGTTTAATACTCCAAGTAGTGATTGAGCCGGACAAAAAAGGTTTAAACAAAGGGAATTTGTTGAAGGCCTCACAGTTGAAAACTACAGTGCCTGAGCCATAGCACTTTCTTGTAAAGTGATTGAACTGTTTCTATCACAGTCAGGGAGATCATGCACATACTTCCCTTTAGTGATAGGAATAAATAATATGATTGATTACCAATAGCACTAAGTTCTACAAAGTAAATCCATCCAAACGATTTAACTGATGAATAACGAGATGAAACAGCTGAACCTATCAGCAATAAAAATATCACATAAACAtgaaaattaaagaagaaacCAAACAAGGGAACATCAAATACCTTCCTTTACTAGTGAAGATTTGGACAGAGTTACAGCAGTATCACTGAGAACAATTCTACCCAGATGGATGTCTCCATCTGTCTCTGCACTAGTTTCAGCAGTAGAACCTACATCAACCTGAACCATTTCTTCTCTGTCACAAGAACTGAAAGCACATATTTCTTCTACTAATGCAGAGGACTTTGCATTATTGCTGTCTGACTCCTTATTTTCACCAAGTTCAGTTAGATGATCCTCAAGAACTTGTTCTACAAGTACTGGTTGATCAATCCCACTAGCATCCAATTGAACTAAGTTTTGATCCTCAGGAACACTAACTTTGCTACCACCTTCTAACTGATCATCCACCACATCAATCCTTTGGTCTGACGTTTTAACGGTTAATGACTCATCTGTCTCCAATCCTTTGTTCAAGTCCAACAGGTTGGAACATTCACCTACAAGTTAGGCGAACACAATAAGCAccaaaaactaattaatacaTCTATTTGACAACAAAAGTAAATAACTCCCTTACCTTCACAGTCCGGTTGATAGGTAGGTGAGTGGCCATCACTTAGACAGGTAAATTTGGAAGAAACGACATTGCTGAACTTATCTGGACATTCTACTGGGTTTTGTTCAACTGCAATAGCATGGCCAGTATGACATTTGTTCAAAGACAGATAAGAATGATAATCCATATCACATGCAGTAGTGTTATCCGGGATGCTATTTTCCATCTCGTTAGTCAGGGGTTCTGTCACATTCTGTGGCTTCTGCACTGTAGATATACCTTGAAACTTCATTGATTCTGAGATCTGATTGTCCTTCAGATGACCTGAAATGTCCATGGCCTTCTCCACGATAGAATATGCAGTAGATACTTCATCATAAACAGGCTGACCCCTTCCAGCAGATTCCCTCTTCTTACTTGATCCCTTCCTCTGCTTGCTTGATCCTTTCCTCTGCTTGCTTGATCCCTTCCTCTGCTTGCTTGACCTTTCCAGACCTTTGCTGCAGCAAGAATCAGTATTGTTCTCATTTCCTGAAGCTTCTGGAATATTCAATCTAATATCTGTACTCAGATTTTCTTCAAGGGGTGAATTGATTTTAGCAAACGAGACCTTTTCCTTTATAATTGGCATCCTAGATTCactctttttgttctttccagCAGCTATACCAGTGCGTCCTGTAGGTGCAACCAAGCCACTTTTGGAAAGAATACGCGAGGATCGTCTTTGTGGGCTTTTGTTTAAAGAATCATGCACAATTAATGAACTTTCCTTCTCATATGTTGGCTCTTGTATTTGCTTCACAAGACCATCCTTTTTAACACCATTGGCAATTCCACACATGTCCCCAGTGGCTTCTGTTAGTATCTTTTCACAAGCATTCCGACTAGACCGCCTTAGAGATTGAGACACATTGGCACCCTTGTCAGGAACTGGTTGCTTCACTGTTCCAGCAGCTGTTGATTGCTTCACAGTTCCAGCAGCTTCACAAATTCTAAACTCCCTATCATCATGAGCAGCAGAGGAAAACAATGTAGTTTTGCGTCTGGATCTCCTTAAAGGACCATTGGGTAGGACAGCAACATTTTCTTCCATTCTTTCTACACTTGACTCAACTTTGGAAGCTCTTTCCAAATCTATATTCCTTGGTCTTTTTCTAGTATCACCTTTTGCCAGTTCCTTGCCCTTCTGGAACACAGGAATTTTCTGCCCGTCCTTTGATGGTTCTTCAAGTTCACATTCTTCTTGGCCCGAAGCTTTTCCCACAAACTTGGTTTTAGACTTTTTGCTCCTACCAACAAGTTTGGTTTCTGCCAATGGCCCACATGCAGAGTCTCTGTCCCTGGCTACTTTTCGTTTTGACC
Proteins encoded in this window:
- the LOC109950632 gene encoding uncharacterized protein LOC109950632 isoform X1, which encodes MDYYAMKRKQLQSLCKQHGIPANLRNTEMAHKLTLLLKEDEKLSEPVCKNLEENEGGIDSEVETKKVKKVKFSPENQTFYFVGTDNDSNSDCDYNPKKKQGRKRTSMVVKKVQVFENSRGLEHSHKIIDSPGRVTRSRAQKMDEGNAEAVFSPLPGKKKLTNRVKKVDSCDKPPPEVELIERVDSNAEHANLNGGLIQRQLRNRVVVSDDGGNSLVLRKDLVPRGSKKPKQNKGSDGDLLPTETYEENVPVGKGIKPEKVQKQCKGNVTKSGKTDLGGSRITRSRSQVGGNSSGVESKTDILIVQEKGQEVLQLKETCKGLDREHLRRKSAVPLKRSLEGDNLANEAVVPGKTLRRSKRKVARDRDSACGPLAETKLVGRSKKSKTKFVGKASGQEECELEEPSKDGQKIPVFQKGKELAKGDTRKRPRNIDLERASKVESSVERMEENVAVLPNGPLRRSRRKTTLFSSAAHDDREFRICEAAGTVKQSTAAGTVKQPVPDKGANVSQSLRRSSRNACEKILTEATGDMCGIANGVKKDGLVKQIQEPTYEKESSLIVHDSLNKSPQRRSSRILSKSGLVAPTGRTGIAAGKNKKSESRMPIIKEKVSFAKINSPLEENLSTDIRLNIPEASGNENNTDSCCSKGLERSSKQRKGSSKQRKGSSKQRKGSSKKRESAGRGQPVYDEVSTAYSIVEKAMDISGHLKDNQISESMKFQGISTVQKPQNVTEPLTNEMENSIPDNTTACDMDYHSYLSLNKCHTGHAIAVEQNPVECPDKFSNVVSSKFTCLSDGHSPTYQPDCEGECSNLLDLNKGLETDESLTVKTSDQRIDVVDDQLEGGSKVSVPEDQNLVQLDASGIDQPVLVEQVLEDHLTELGENKESDSNNAKSSALVEEICAFSSCDREEMVQVDVGSTAETSAETDGDIHLGRIVLSDTAVTLSKSSLVKEATDSCCSKEAVEKSSNKWESAAMGQPVCFEVSAVHSSIEKTMDISAHLKENQLSKYNNLQGVFTVQNAQNVMEPVTNVMENVMVDSGLNVPENATVRDMEDNYYPSLDRGDTGHIIAVEQTSEECMDKLSNVSFSRLTCLGDGHSPTCQPHCEGECTNLLDLKGLETDESWTVKTSHQKSDVVDDQLEDGSKASVPEDHNLVQLDARGINQPVLVEPVVEDHLTECDENNESDRNTAKSSEVVEETSEETVADIHLDRIVPSDTAVTLPKSSLLKQEGDQLENQFKSPVEGRSICEIDEALLYGSKNQNLSFDEVDYPEDDTVAASKIDSAIVVETESTSLSDCALAKMQHRNENILKEVTSEMKRHPSIASDDSMHMDGNADMDDNVGTLDGGMNSLNVSSKTEISSDNIGDFLVGDELADLSCCDHGIILGNAGASNSMAQTIPGLTDIDGIVGTESITQVKLCADNSCAKPQMYSGGLPLYHVFNDSSSLGDLSGLNEIEGKKNNAEEKEMTYEDREGDQRKDQFKSPVEGRNIHERNQALLHGSKNQNLSFEEVDILEKHTVAANNTESSMDAVVNETESRSLSDFSLAKMRRGNENKSPDPSTMVVSVDSAVQERALNNVMQSVLLLDQGKYGDPGIHKEVSLEMKRHPSIASVDSMHTDGNADMDDNIGTLDGGINSVNVSSKTAINSDNTGDFLVRDELGDLCCCDHGIILGNAGVNNRVSQNEPGLADTDRIVDTESITQVNLSADNFCAKRQMHSGDLSGLNESEGRNNAEEKEMTYEDRGTVSLLEGDQLKDQFESPVEGGIICERVEALLHGSQNQNLSFDEVDILEKHTVAANDIGSSMDALVDETQSGSLSDFALAKMQLGNENKSPGPSNMVVPVDSEVQERASNEVIQSVLQPDPAKCDDLELQGNEFGVLERVSGVKVVESLNVGINRTRTSQETEEVIDLLNLNDRDIISGDSKESPGFENLHPISMVKPETGVDCSADSPATDSSHGQCLLHQGEEATAETKALELNAASPLFSSYEIKQLFSDDKMDGFSKSYPDMSKVDSVIEDSEAVKKGKESAVGIAQVAAGQLTDHEHKSEDVMELKSTLEMGIHYPVGSPVTNFSSCGDIKRDEFQKLDAGLSKANLMNEVGEHVKEGLENDLGIAQVVAKKHSDHHGQRMADELLKSTHPPVSDGNTCVNERPKEKGIRPINQVFVDHEDIDEAGDIEYSNVWARTGKSVDDSEMSGSNPGAFDVPIDVPAANSYPNYLMQARSNVNPDVEDAKFSVESEIVSEQNVTADQCPISADSGLRKDNLESPRVRSWEADSDKSISISFAPRENKTDSLVPSPPKSFVNTADMKENFRNTKNDKVSNSAVKTLQPRPALKDLQKK
- the LOC109950632 gene encoding uncharacterized protein LOC109950632 isoform X6, which gives rise to MDYYAMKRKQLQSLCKQHGIPANLRNTEMAHKLTLLLKEDEKLSEPVCKNLEENEGGIDSEVETKKVKKVKFSPENQTFYFVGTDNDSNSDCDYNPKKKQGRKRTSMVVKKVQVFENSRGLEHSHKIIDSPGRVTRSRAQKMDEGNAEAVFSPLPGKKKLTNRVKKVDSCDKPPPEVELIERVDSNAEHANLNGGLIQRQLRNRVVVSDDGGNSLVLRKDLVPRGSKKPKQNKGSDGDLLPTETYEENVPVGKGIKPEKVQKQCKGNVTKSGKTDLGGSRITRSRSQVGGNSSGVESKTDILIVQEKGQEVLQLKETCKGLDREHLRRKSAVPLKRSLEGDNLANEAVVPGKTLRRSKRKVARDRDSACGPLAETKLVGRSKKSKTKFVGKASGQEECELEEPSKDGQKIPVFQKGKELAKGDTRKRPRNIDLERASKVESSVERMEENVAVLPNGPLRRSRRKTTLFSSAAHDDREFRICEAAGTVKQSTAAGTVKQPVPDKGANVSQSLRRSSRNACEKILTEATGDMCGIANGVKKDGLVKQIQEPTYEKESSLIVHDSLNKSPQRRSSRILSKSGLVAPTGRTGIAAGKNKKSESRMPIIKEKVSFAKINSPLEENLSTDIRLNIPEASGNENNTDSCCSKGLERSSKQRKGSSKQRKGSSKQRKGSSKKRESAGRGQPVYDEVSTAYSIVEKAMDISGHLKDNQISESMKFQGISTVQKPQNVTEPLTNEMENSIPDNTTACDMDYHSYLSLNKCHTGHAIAVEQNPVECPDKFSNVVSSKFTCLSDGHSPTYQPDCEGECSNLLDLNKGLETDESLTVKTSDQRIDVVDDQLEGGSKVSVPEDQNLVQLDASGIDQPVLVEQVLEDHLTELGENKESDSNNAKSSALVEEICAFSSCDREEMVQVDVGSTAETSAETDGDIHLGRIVLSDTAVTLSKSSLVKEATDSCCSKEAVEKSSNKWESAAMGQPVCFEVSAVHSSIEKTMDISAHLKENQLSKYNNLQGVFTVQNAQNVMEPVTNVMENVMVDSGLNVPENATVRDMEDNYYPSLDRGDTGHIIAVEQTSEECMDKLSNVSFSRLTCLGDGHSPTCQPHCEGECTNLLDLKGLETDESWTVKTSHQKSDVVDDQLEDGSKASVPEDHNLVQLDARGINQPVLVEPVVEDHLTECDENNESDRNTAKSSEVVEETSEETVADIHLDRIVPSDTAVTLPKSSLLKQEGDQLENQFKSPVEGRSICEIDEALLYGSKNQNLSFDEVDYPEDDTVAASKIDSAIVVETESTSLSDCALAKMQHRNENILKEVTSEMKRHPSIASDDSMHMDGNADMDDNVGTLDGGMNSLNVSSKTEISSDNIGDFLVGDELADLSCCDHGIILGNAGASNSMAQTIPGLTDIDGIVGTESITQVKLCADNSCAKPQMYSGDLSGLNEIEGKKNNAEEKEMTYEDREGDQRKDQFKSPVEGRNIHERNQALLHGSKNQNLSFEEVDILEKHTVAANNTESSMDAVVNETESRSLSDFSLAKMRRGNENKSPDPSTMVVSVDSAVQERALNNVMQSVLLLDQGKYGDPGIHKEVSLEMKRHPSIASVDSMHTDGNADMDDNIGTLDGGINSVNVSSKTAINSDNTGDFLVRDELGDLCCCDHGIILGNAGVNNRVSQNEPGLADTDRIVDTESITQVNLSADNFCAKRQMHSGDLSGLNESEGRNNAEEKEMTYEDREGDQLKDQFESPVEGGIICERVEALLHGSQNQNLSFDEVDILEKHTVAANDIGSSMDALVDETQSGSLSDFALAKMQLGNENKSPGPSNMVVPVDSEVQERASNEVIQSVLQPDPAKCDDLELQGNEFGVLERVSGVKVVESLNVGINRTRTSQETEEVIDLLNLNDRDIISGDSKESPGFENLHPISMVKPETGVDCSADSPATDSSHGQCLLHQGEEATAETKALELNAASPLFSSYEIKQLFSDDKMDGFSKSYPDMSKVDSVIEDSEAVKKGKESAVGIAQVAAGQLTDHEHKSEDVMELKSTLEMGIHYPVGSPVTNFSSCGDIKRDEFQKLDAGLSKANLMNEVGEHVKEGLENDLGIAQVVAKKHSDHHGQRMADELLKSTHPPVSDGNTCVNERPKEKGIRPINQVFVDHEDIDEAGDIEYSNVWARTGKSVDDSEMSGSNPGAFDVPIDVPAANSYPNYLMQARSNVNPDVEDAKFSVESEIVSEQNVTADQCPISADSGLRKDNLESPRVRSWEADSDKSISISFAPRENKTDSLVPSPPKSFVNTADMKENFRNTKNDKVSNSAVKTLQPRPALKDLQKK